One Lycium barbarum isolate Lr01 chromosome 5, ASM1917538v2, whole genome shotgun sequence genomic window carries:
- the LOC132639715 gene encoding uncharacterized protein LOC132639715 codes for MLVDGSFLKAAYKGTILTACTQDGAGKILPLAYAIVDSENNKSGKWFFIQLNGVFGVQEGICIVSDRHEGILNAIAAVYPEVPHCFCTFHLWGNISDQFKKHKDQLHDLFCVVANACTIQKFEYFMMEISKIDERVPGYLHEIGYERWSMLHSKVKRSMVMTLNITESLNSSNKHARDMPIMRVLEFMTNLIQQWNYHSRKKAMKSSTALSKKFDKLIGVNLLAAQKMTVKPATDKLYTVFEGVKRNIVCLEHGICSCGRFQMDEVPCPHALAVIKLNKLTPTDYCSFYYRRNHILETYETPVYSIPDESTWVIPRKVLENVVLPPKGRRNAVRLRKKRLQPSSEKAKKKRKFSKKRKFSFSVCGQDGHSRKTCGN; via the exons ATGTTAGTTGATGGAAGCTTTCTTAAAGCAGCATACAAGGGTACCATATTGACTGCTTGCACACAAGATGGAGCTG GAAAAATCCTTCCGCTTGCTTACGCAATTGTGGATTCTGAGAACAATAAATCTGGGAAGTGGTTTTTCATTCAACTAAATGGTGTTTTCGGAGTGCAAGAAGGGATATGTATAGTTTCAGACAGACATGAGGGAATCTTGAACGCCATAGCAGCTGTATATCCAGAAGTTCCACATTGTTTCTGTACATTTCACTTGTGGGGAAACATATCAGATCAATTCAAGAAACATAAGGACCAGTTGCATGACCTCTTCTGTGTTGTGGCTAATGCTTGCACCATTCAGAAATTTGAATACTTTATGATGGAAATATCTAAAATTGATGAGAGGGTGCCTGGTTACTTGCATGAAATTGGATATGAAAGGTGGTCTATGTTACACTCAAAAGTGAAAAGATCAATGGTCATGACTTTGAATATTACGGAGTCGCTTAATTCATCAAACAAACATGCTAGAGACATGCCAATAATGCGCGTGCTGGAGTTCATGACAAACTTGATACAACAATGGAACTACCATAGTCGGAAAAAAGCAATGAAATCATCCACCGCGCTTAGCAAAAAGTTTGACAAACTCATTGGGGTTAATCTGCTTGCGGCACAGAAAATGACG gTAAAGCCTGCTACAGACAAGTTGTACACTGTATTTGAAGGAGTAAAGAGAAACATTGTATGCCTTGAACATGGAATATGTAGTTGTGGGCGATTCCAAATGGATGAAGTTCCATGTCCACATGCTTTGGCGGTTATAAAGCTCAACAAATTGACGCCAACCGATTATTGCTCATTTTACTATAGAAGGAATCATATCCTTGAAACTTATGAAACTCCAGTATATTCCATTCCGGATGAGAGTACATGGGTGATCCCGAGAAAGGTGCTAGAGAATGTGGTCCTACCACCAAAAGGGAGAAGAAATGCAGTAAGGCTAAGAAAGAAAAGACTCCAACCGTCTTCAGAGAAAGCGAAAAAGAAGAGGAAATTTTCAAAGAAGAGGAAATTTTCATTTTCGGTGTGTGGCCAAGATGGTCACAGTAGGAAAACATGTGGAAATTGA